Below is a genomic region from Marinilabiliales bacterium.
CACAAGATGCTGCAGGTTGCCCGGAGGCTCGATGCAATCAATGAGTGGGGCTCAGTGGTTGCACTTTCATATGTCGCTGCACAGCGTACACTCTACGGATATAACGATATGGCCGATGCCAAGGCGTTGATTGAATCGATAGCCAGGAGTTTCGGTTACATATATGGCAGGGATAAGAAGATCAGGGTAAACACCATCTCGCAGAGCCCGACCCTTACAACTGCTGGCAGCGGGGTTAAGGGATTTGATTCCCTGGTGGACTTTACCGAGAGGATGTCGCCACTTGGAAATGCAACTGCAGAGGAGTGTGCTGATTACTGCATAACGCTCTTTTCAGACCTTACCCGAAAGGTGACCATGCAGAACCTTTACCATGACGGTGGTTTCTCAAGCATGGGTATGAGCGCCAGGGCCATGCACCAGTACGACAAGAGCTTCAGGCCATGTGACTGAAACTACAAGTACAACCATAGAAATATCAATGGTATGATTATTCCAAGTCCGGCAAGCCAGGCACCCCTGCCGGTAATGCCGTTTTTGCCCCTGATGATGAAAAGTCCGGTAATTGCTATGATTATAAGACTGCCCGCGTAAATGTCGGCGAACCATGTCCACAGTCTGCGTGGTGTGTTGTAATGCAAAAAATTGATCTGGTTGAACACCGGCCGCTTCCTGATAATCTCCATGCTTCCACTGCCCTCTGCAATGTTGATGCTGACCGAGCCT
It encodes:
- a CDS encoding enoyl-ACP reductase; this translates as MVCNLLQGKKGIVFGALNDKSIAWKVAEKAFDQGAEFILSNAPAAIRFGDTEKLAEKCRTVVITADATDVADLEKVFSGAMERYGRIDFVLHSIGMSPNVRKGIPYDDINYDFYQKTLDISALSFHKMLQVARRLDAINEWGSVVALSYVAAQRTLYGYNDMADAKALIESIARSFGYIYGRDKKIRVNTISQSPTLTTAGSGVKGFDSLVDFTERMSPLGNATAEECADYCITLFSDLTRKVTMQNLYHDGGFSSMGMSARAMHQYDKSFRPCD